The Nitrosomonas communis genome has a segment encoding these proteins:
- a CDS encoding ABC transporter permease, which translates to MNPHAARSISPFVLLNTLKTNRGLIYNLIKREVIGRYRGSIMGLLWSFFNPVLMLTVYTFVFSVVFKARWVGGTESKTEFALVLFAGLMLFNLFAECLNRAPNLILGNVNYVKKVVFPLEILPFVAMGSAAFHLLISLFVWLAFYLIFFGIPQATIVLLPVLLIPFFLMTLGLSWFLASLGVYLRDVSQIIGVMMTALMFLSPIFYPIAALPEEYHLFMQISPLTFTVEQARDVMIWGKGLDWGAWAMYMLLAAIIAWFGFAWFQKTRKGFADVL; encoded by the coding sequence TTGAATCCGCACGCAGCCCGATCGATTTCTCCCTTTGTATTACTTAACACGCTTAAGACCAACCGGGGCCTGATTTATAATCTGATTAAACGTGAAGTAATTGGTCGTTATCGCGGATCTATCATGGGGTTATTATGGTCATTCTTCAATCCCGTCCTCATGCTGACTGTTTATACATTTGTTTTCAGTGTGGTTTTCAAGGCCCGCTGGGTGGGTGGTACTGAATCCAAAACAGAATTTGCCTTGGTGCTATTTGCGGGGCTTATGCTTTTTAATTTATTTGCAGAGTGCTTAAATCGAGCACCCAATCTGATTCTGGGGAATGTTAACTATGTTAAAAAAGTCGTCTTTCCACTCGAAATACTCCCTTTTGTAGCCATGGGTTCTGCTGCTTTTCACCTGTTGATCAGCTTATTTGTCTGGTTGGCGTTTTACTTGATTTTTTTCGGGATTCCCCAAGCAACTATTGTACTGCTACCTGTCCTGTTGATCCCTTTCTTTTTAATGACTCTGGGATTGAGTTGGTTCCTGGCTTCACTAGGCGTCTATCTGCGTGATGTCAGTCAAATTATTGGGGTAATGATGACTGCGCTCATGTTTTTATCGCCCATTTTTTACCCCATCGCTGCTTTGCCTGAAGAATACCATTTATTTATGCAAATCAGCCCGTTAACATTCACCGTTGAACAAGCCCGGGACGTGATGATTTGGGGTAAAGGATTAGATTGGGGTGCTTGGGCAATGTACATGTTACTTGCTGCAATCATTGCTTGGTTTGGATTTGCCTGGTTCCAGAAAACACGCAAAGGATTCGCAGATGTCCTCTGA
- a CDS encoding class I SAM-dependent rRNA methyltransferase, producing the protein MKKIILKAGKEKSLLRRHPWVYSGAISRVEGHPSDGDTVSIYTNQKIFLAHAAFHSKAPIAARVWSWQQDERIDEAFFYRKLTHALEFRKELGLSQFSTGCRLVHGESDGLPGLVIDQYGRILVMQIGSVGAERWREVILDILKGLCNPDCIYERSDTDVRELEGLTKHTGVLWGELPHDLIIEENGLYFAVDVMTGQKTGFYLDQRDNRAKIGILAKDKDILNCFCYSGGFSVYAKRAGAKSVLSVDSSEEALKLAQRNFALNGLATDFQEWQCADVFQMLRKLRDQNRKFDLIILDPPKFAPTASFAAKAARGYKDINLLAFKLLRPGGIVATYSCSSGISSDLFQKIIAGAALDAGISAHIIAQQMAAPDHPILLSFPEGAYLKGLLLKVSD; encoded by the coding sequence ATGAAGAAAATCATCCTCAAGGCAGGGAAAGAAAAATCCCTGTTGCGCCGGCACCCATGGGTCTATTCGGGTGCAATCAGCCGGGTAGAAGGTCATCCGAGCGATGGCGACACTGTCTCAATATACACGAACCAGAAGATTTTCCTTGCCCATGCAGCCTTCCATTCGAAAGCACCGATTGCTGCTCGCGTTTGGTCGTGGCAGCAAGATGAGCGTATTGATGAAGCCTTCTTTTACCGGAAATTGACGCACGCATTAGAGTTTCGCAAAGAGCTGGGTTTGTCTCAGTTTAGTACAGGTTGCCGTCTGGTGCACGGTGAATCCGACGGCTTGCCTGGCTTAGTAATCGATCAATACGGTCGCATACTGGTTATGCAGATTGGCAGTGTCGGGGCAGAACGCTGGCGGGAAGTGATCCTGGATATATTAAAAGGTTTATGTAATCCCGACTGTATTTACGAACGCTCCGATACCGATGTACGCGAATTAGAAGGCTTGACCAAACATACTGGTGTGCTGTGGGGTGAATTGCCCCATGATCTGATTATTGAAGAAAATGGTCTGTATTTTGCTGTGGATGTCATGACTGGACAGAAAACAGGGTTCTATCTGGATCAGCGCGATAATCGCGCCAAAATCGGCATCTTGGCAAAAGATAAAGATATACTCAACTGTTTCTGCTACAGCGGTGGATTTTCTGTCTACGCCAAACGAGCAGGCGCCAAGTCAGTCCTGTCAGTAGATTCATCAGAAGAGGCATTGAAACTCGCACAGCGCAATTTTGCTCTGAACGGACTGGCAACGGATTTCCAGGAATGGCAATGTGCCGATGTATTTCAAATGCTGCGTAAATTGCGTGATCAGAATCGAAAGTTTGATCTGATCATTCTTGATCCCCCTAAATTTGCGCCGACGGCTTCGTTTGCGGCGAAAGCAGCGCGTGGATACAAGGATATCAATCTACTCGCTTTTAAATTACTCAGACCTGGCGGCATAGTAGCCACTTATTCCTGCTCCAGTGGAATCAGTAGTGATCTGTTTCAGAAAATCATCGCTGGCGCTGCTTTGGACGCAGGGATCAGCGCACATATTATTGCACAGCAGATGGCAGCGCCAGATCATCCCATCTTGCTTAGTTTTCCAGAAGGCGCCTACCTCAAGGGGCTTCTCTTGAAAGTATCCGATTAA